From Lagenorhynchus albirostris chromosome 15, mLagAlb1.1, whole genome shotgun sequence, one genomic window encodes:
- the C15H16orf54 gene encoding transmembrane protein C16orf54 homolog, giving the protein MPPTPEQPSGHMEGPPASEASSWPPLPCGPCVPIMLALAALAAVFLLTTAVLAERLFRRSLRPDPSICAPTLVWRPGGELWIEPTGTPRERSEDWYGSAVPLLMDWAPDPPTQGGALEARVTAPPAPSAPYSPPSSLVPQTPPNAPTRSTFWRPQVWEERPHTPGLVSWAEPEQRPEASAYPGSPQARRLRPGSPDPEWGLQPRVTLEQISAFWRREARTSVSF; this is encoded by the coding sequence ATGCCTCCGACCCCAGAGCAGCCCTCTGGGCACATGGAGGGGCCCCCTGCATCAGAGGCCTCCTCATGGCCCCCGCTGCCCTGCGGGCCCTGTGTCCCCATCATGCTGGCCCTGGCCGCCCTGGCTGCTGTCTTCCTCCTGACCACAGCCGTGTTGGCCGAACGCCTGTTCCGCCGCTCCCTCCGCCCAGACCCCAGCATCTGCGCACCCACCCTGGTCTGGCGCCCGGGAGGAGAGCTATGGATTGAGCCCACGGGCACCCCCCGAGAGCGCTCCGAGGATTGGTATGGCTCCGCGGTCCCCCTGCTGATGGACTGGGCCCCAGACCCACCCACCCAGGGGGGCGCCTTGGAGGCACGAGTGacagccccacctgccccttcAGCCCCATACTCCCCTCCCAGCTCCTTGGTGCCCCAGACCCCACCAAATGCCCCAACCCGTAGCACCTTCTGGAGGCCCCAGGTCTGGGAGGAGAGGCCCCACACCCCAGGCCTGGTGAGCTGGGCTGAGCCTGAACAGAGGCCAGAGGCCAGTGCGTATCCCGGGAGCCCCCAGGCCCGGAGGCTGCGACCAGGAAGCCCCGATCCTGAGTGGGGCCTCCAGCCTCGGGTCACCCTGGAGCAGATCTCAGCTTTCTGGAGGCGTGAAGCCCGGACCAGCGTGAGTTTCTGA
- the QPRT gene encoding nicotinate-nucleotide pyrophosphorylase [carboxylating] — MDPEGLALLLPPATLATLAESWLREDCPGLNHMALVTRAASSQAVLWAKSPGVLAGRPFFDAIFAQVNCQVSWFLPEGSKLVPVAKVAEVRGPAHYLLLGERVALNMLARCSGVASAAAAAVETARGTGWAGHVAGTRKTTPGFRLVEKYGLLVGGAASHRYDLGGLVMVKDNHVVAAGGVEKAVSGARQAADFSLKVEVECSSLQEAAEAAEAGADLVLLDNFRPEELHPTAAALKARFPNVGVEASGGITLDSLPQFCGPHIDVISLGMLTQAAPALDFSLKLFAEGATPVPYARRS; from the exons gCCTGGCACTCCTGCTGCCCCCTGCCACTCTAGCCACCTTGGCAGAAAGCTGGCTTCGAGAGGACTGCCCAGGCCTCAACCACATGGCCTTGGTCACGAGGGCAGCCTCCTCACAGGCGGTGCTGTGGGCCAAGTCCCCCGGAGTGCTGGCTGGGAGGCCCTTCTTTGATGCCATCTTTGCCCAAGTCAACTGCCAGGTCTCCTGGTTCCTCCCTGAGGGATCAAAACTGGTGCCTGTGGCCAAGGTGGCTGAGGTCCGGGGCCCTGCCCACTACCTGCTGCTGGGGGAGCGGGTGGCCCTTAATATGTTGGCCCGCTGCAGTGGAGTTGCCAGCGCTGCCGCTGCTGCTGTGGAGACCGCCAGGGGGACCGGCTGGGCCGGGCACGTGGCAGGCACGAGGAAGACGACGCCAGGCTTCCGGCTGGTGGAGAAGTATGGGCTCCTAGTGGGCGGGGCCGCCTCCCACCGCTACGACTTGGGAGGGCTGGTGATGGTGAAGGACAACCACGTCGTGGCAGCTGGTGGTGTGGAAAAG GCGGTGAGCGGGGCCCGGCAGGCGGCCGACTTCTCCCTGAAGGTGGAGGTCGAGTGCAGCAGCCTGCAGGAGGCTGCGGAGGCCGCCGAGGCAGGAGCAGACCTCGTCTTGCTGGACAACTTCAGGCCTGAG GAGCTGCACCCCACGGCCGCGGCGCTGAAGGCCCGGTTCCCGAACGTGGGCGTGGAGGCGAGCGGGGGCATCACGCTGGACAGCCTCCCTCAGTTCTGTGGGCCCCATATCGATGTCATCTCTTTGGGGATGCTGACCCAGGCTGCCCCGGCCCTCGATTTCTCCCTCAAGCTGTTTGCTGAAGGGGCCACTCCAGTGCCCTACGCCCGCCGCTCCTGA